From Brassica oleracea var. oleracea cultivar TO1000 chromosome C3, BOL, whole genome shotgun sequence, a single genomic window includes:
- the LOC106335582 gene encoding uncharacterized protein LOC106335582 isoform X9 gives MAASNRSTNCSPSTGPVNMVERLSTDKTVLQHQDTNSSSSRPLCGTTGYENAADTPRSYHPHTDILSFEEVYPVRTSSNGMRYDNMFYHGNGVPSDSPRKQSLPQHYGDLYADDANYFAPFRSSNQQYPLPEPLNASPEFHISQTNSTHPYRHGNEINSFETDYMMRSTRNFGLRDNIFGKPKGLNLNPFTGRRTFLPMASATRSMKHPVSADLSANDFDMGSPHRTLHDDFGSSASLSYREQAYNQCRRASFSASSSSSPSSTWERDYNLSPSDEPRSGSCSDFYHRPAMSDLLTERNRGLRASRPNAKSKMITYDQQDLLSKFRDAKFFVIKSYSEDNVYKSMKYCVWASTKNGNKKLDAAYREAKTKEVACSVFLLFSVNASAQFCGVAEMVGPVDFETSVEYWQQDRWSGHFPVKWVIVKDVPNSLFRHIIIEDNDNKPVTNSRDTQEVGVEQGIEMINIFNSCEMKSSILDDFSFYEERQRIQDRKARQRALLENLRASSLTSVPTHLASSLHEDYVREMSKSFAEALALQHKLN, from the exons ATGGCCGCTTCTAACCGAAGCACCAATTGTTCGCCTTCCACTG GTCCAGTTAATATGGTGGAGAGGCTATCAACTGACAAGACTGTTCTCCAACATCAG GACACAAATAGCAGCAGCTCTCGCCCTTTGTGTGGTACTACTG GCTATGAAAACGCAGCTGATACTCCAAGGTCATACCATCCACATACAGATATTTTAAGCTTTGAAGAAGTCTATCCTGTGCGTACATCATCTAAC GGCATGAGATATGACAACATGTTTTACCATGGTAACGGTGTACCATCAGATTCTCCCAGAAAGCAATCGTTGCCACAGCATTATGGTGACCTCTATGCTGATGATGCAAACTATTTCGCTCCTTTTCGCTCATCAAATCAACAGTATCCACTCCCAGAACCTCTTAATGCTTCTCCGGAGTTTCACATCTCTCAGACGAACTCTACACATCCTTATAGGCATGGGAACGAAATAAACAGTTTTGAGACTGATTATATGATGCGCTCTACGAGGAACTTTGGCTTAAGAGATAATATATTTGGAAAACCTAAGGGTCTGAATCTCAACCCCTTCACTGGAAGAAGAACGTTTCTTCCAATGGCGTCTGCCACAAGAAGTATGAAGCATCCTGTCTCTGCTGACTTATCTGCAAATGATTTTGATATG GGTTCACCGCATCGAACTTTGCATGATGATTTTGGATCTTCTGCAAGCTTAAGTTACAGAGAACAAGCTTACAATCAATGCAGAAGAGCCTCTTTCTCTGCTTCTTCCTCTTCTTCTCCTAGCTCAACTTGGGAGCGTGATTATAACTTGTCACCATCTGATGAACCAAGAAGTGGAAGCTGCAGCGACTTTTACCATCGCCCTGCCATGTCTGATTTACTCACCGAGAGAAACAGAGGGCTTAGGGCTTCAAGGCCAAACGCTAAAAGCAAAATGATCACTTATGATCAACAAGATCTGCTCTCTAAGTTCAGGGATGCAAAGTTCTTCGTTATTAAGTCATATAGCGAGGATAATGTCTACAAGAGCATGAAGTATTGTGTTTGGGCAAGCACTAAAAACGGAAACAAAAAGTTGGATGCCGCTTATCGTGAAGCAAAGACTAAAGAAGTGGCATGCTCAGTCTTTCTTTTGTTCTCG GTGAATGCTAGTGCACAGTTTTGTGGAGTGGCTGAGATGGTTGGACCGGTTGATTTCGAGACAAGTGTGGAGTACTGGCAACAGGATAGATGGTCAGGACACTTCCCGGTCAAATGGGTGATTGTTAAAGATGTTCCCAACAGTCTCTTTCGCCACATCATAATTGAAGACAATGATAATAAGCCTGTCACTAACAGTAGAGACACCCAAGAG GTGGGAGTGGAACAAGGCATAGAGATGATAAATATATTCAATAGCTGTGAGATGAAATCTTCGATCCTCGATGACTTTAGCTTCTACGAAGAGCGGCAGAGAATTCAAGACAGAAAAGCCAGACAACGTGCTCTTCTTGAAAATCTCAGAGCCTCCTCTCTAACCTCTGTTCCAACACATCTCGCAAGTTCTCTCCATGAAGACTATGTAAGGGAAATGTCCAAGAGCTTTGCAGAAGCTTTGGCCTTGCAACACAAACTCAATTAA
- the LOC106335582 gene encoding uncharacterized protein LOC106335582 isoform X8: MAASNRSTNCSPSTGPVNMVERLSTDKTVLQHQILQDTNSSSSRPLCGTTGYENAADTPRSYHPHTDILSFEEVYPVRTSSNGMRYDNMFYHGNGVPSDSPRKQSLPQHYGDLYADDANYFAPFRSSNQQYPLPEPLNASPEFHISQTNSTHPYRHGNEINSFETDYMMRSTRNFGLRDNIFGKPKGLNLNPFTGRRTFLPMASATRSMKHPVSADLSANDFDMGSPHRTLHDDFGSSASLSYREQAYNQCRRASFSASSSSSPSSTWERDYNLSPSDEPRSGSCSDFYHRPAMSDLLTERNRGLRASRPNAKSKMITYDQQDLLSKFRDAKFFVIKSYSEDNVYKSMKYCVWASTKNGNKKLDAAYREAKTKEVACSVFLLFSVNASAQFCGVAEMVGPVDFETSVEYWQQDRWSGHFPVKWVIVKDVPNSLFRHIIIEDNDNKPVTNSRDTQEVGVEQGIEMINIFNSCEMKSSILDDFSFYEERQRIQDRKARQRALLENLRASSLTSVPTHLASSLHEDYVREMSKSFAEALALQHKLN, encoded by the exons ATGGCCGCTTCTAACCGAAGCACCAATTGTTCGCCTTCCACTG GTCCAGTTAATATGGTGGAGAGGCTATCAACTGACAAGACTGTTCTCCAACATCAG ATTTTGCAGGACACAAATAGCAGCAGCTCTCGCCCTTTGTGTGGTACTACTG GCTATGAAAACGCAGCTGATACTCCAAGGTCATACCATCCACATACAGATATTTTAAGCTTTGAAGAAGTCTATCCTGTGCGTACATCATCTAAC GGCATGAGATATGACAACATGTTTTACCATGGTAACGGTGTACCATCAGATTCTCCCAGAAAGCAATCGTTGCCACAGCATTATGGTGACCTCTATGCTGATGATGCAAACTATTTCGCTCCTTTTCGCTCATCAAATCAACAGTATCCACTCCCAGAACCTCTTAATGCTTCTCCGGAGTTTCACATCTCTCAGACGAACTCTACACATCCTTATAGGCATGGGAACGAAATAAACAGTTTTGAGACTGATTATATGATGCGCTCTACGAGGAACTTTGGCTTAAGAGATAATATATTTGGAAAACCTAAGGGTCTGAATCTCAACCCCTTCACTGGAAGAAGAACGTTTCTTCCAATGGCGTCTGCCACAAGAAGTATGAAGCATCCTGTCTCTGCTGACTTATCTGCAAATGATTTTGATATG GGTTCACCGCATCGAACTTTGCATGATGATTTTGGATCTTCTGCAAGCTTAAGTTACAGAGAACAAGCTTACAATCAATGCAGAAGAGCCTCTTTCTCTGCTTCTTCCTCTTCTTCTCCTAGCTCAACTTGGGAGCGTGATTATAACTTGTCACCATCTGATGAACCAAGAAGTGGAAGCTGCAGCGACTTTTACCATCGCCCTGCCATGTCTGATTTACTCACCGAGAGAAACAGAGGGCTTAGGGCTTCAAGGCCAAACGCTAAAAGCAAAATGATCACTTATGATCAACAAGATCTGCTCTCTAAGTTCAGGGATGCAAAGTTCTTCGTTATTAAGTCATATAGCGAGGATAATGTCTACAAGAGCATGAAGTATTGTGTTTGGGCAAGCACTAAAAACGGAAACAAAAAGTTGGATGCCGCTTATCGTGAAGCAAAGACTAAAGAAGTGGCATGCTCAGTCTTTCTTTTGTTCTCG GTGAATGCTAGTGCACAGTTTTGTGGAGTGGCTGAGATGGTTGGACCGGTTGATTTCGAGACAAGTGTGGAGTACTGGCAACAGGATAGATGGTCAGGACACTTCCCGGTCAAATGGGTGATTGTTAAAGATGTTCCCAACAGTCTCTTTCGCCACATCATAATTGAAGACAATGATAATAAGCCTGTCACTAACAGTAGAGACACCCAAGAG GTGGGAGTGGAACAAGGCATAGAGATGATAAATATATTCAATAGCTGTGAGATGAAATCTTCGATCCTCGATGACTTTAGCTTCTACGAAGAGCGGCAGAGAATTCAAGACAGAAAAGCCAGACAACGTGCTCTTCTTGAAAATCTCAGAGCCTCCTCTCTAACCTCTGTTCCAACACATCTCGCAAGTTCTCTCCATGAAGACTATGTAAGGGAAATGTCCAAGAGCTTTGCAGAAGCTTTGGCCTTGCAACACAAACTCAATTAA
- the LOC106335582 gene encoding uncharacterized protein LOC106335582 isoform X7, producing MAASNRSTNCSPSTGPVNMVERLSTDKTVLQHQYDTRVQILQDTNSSSSRPLCGTTGYENAADTPRSYHPHTDILSFEEVYPVRTSSNGMRYDNMFYHGNGVPSDSPRKQSLPQHYGDLYADDANYFAPFRSSNQQYPLPEPLNASPEFHISQTNSTHPYRHGNEINSFETDYMMRSTRNFGLRDNIFGKPKGLNLNPFTGRRTFLPMASATRSMKHPVSADLSANDFDMGSPHRTLHDDFGSSASLSYREQAYNQCRRASFSASSSSSPSSTWERDYNLSPSDEPRSGSCSDFYHRPAMSDLLTERNRGLRASRPNAKSKMITYDQQDLLSKFRDAKFFVIKSYSEDNVYKSMKYCVWASTKNGNKKLDAAYREAKTKEVACSVFLLFSVNASAQFCGVAEMVGPVDFETSVEYWQQDRWSGHFPVKWVIVKDVPNSLFRHIIIEDNDNKPVTNSRDTQEVGVEQGIEMINIFNSCEMKSSILDDFSFYEERQRIQDRKARQRALLENLRASSLTSVPTHLASSLHEDYVREMSKSFAEALALQHKLN from the exons ATGGCCGCTTCTAACCGAAGCACCAATTGTTCGCCTTCCACTG GTCCAGTTAATATGGTGGAGAGGCTATCAACTGACAAGACTGTTCTCCAACATCAG TATGATACTCGTGTCCAGATTTTGCAGGACACAAATAGCAGCAGCTCTCGCCCTTTGTGTGGTACTACTG GCTATGAAAACGCAGCTGATACTCCAAGGTCATACCATCCACATACAGATATTTTAAGCTTTGAAGAAGTCTATCCTGTGCGTACATCATCTAAC GGCATGAGATATGACAACATGTTTTACCATGGTAACGGTGTACCATCAGATTCTCCCAGAAAGCAATCGTTGCCACAGCATTATGGTGACCTCTATGCTGATGATGCAAACTATTTCGCTCCTTTTCGCTCATCAAATCAACAGTATCCACTCCCAGAACCTCTTAATGCTTCTCCGGAGTTTCACATCTCTCAGACGAACTCTACACATCCTTATAGGCATGGGAACGAAATAAACAGTTTTGAGACTGATTATATGATGCGCTCTACGAGGAACTTTGGCTTAAGAGATAATATATTTGGAAAACCTAAGGGTCTGAATCTCAACCCCTTCACTGGAAGAAGAACGTTTCTTCCAATGGCGTCTGCCACAAGAAGTATGAAGCATCCTGTCTCTGCTGACTTATCTGCAAATGATTTTGATATG GGTTCACCGCATCGAACTTTGCATGATGATTTTGGATCTTCTGCAAGCTTAAGTTACAGAGAACAAGCTTACAATCAATGCAGAAGAGCCTCTTTCTCTGCTTCTTCCTCTTCTTCTCCTAGCTCAACTTGGGAGCGTGATTATAACTTGTCACCATCTGATGAACCAAGAAGTGGAAGCTGCAGCGACTTTTACCATCGCCCTGCCATGTCTGATTTACTCACCGAGAGAAACAGAGGGCTTAGGGCTTCAAGGCCAAACGCTAAAAGCAAAATGATCACTTATGATCAACAAGATCTGCTCTCTAAGTTCAGGGATGCAAAGTTCTTCGTTATTAAGTCATATAGCGAGGATAATGTCTACAAGAGCATGAAGTATTGTGTTTGGGCAAGCACTAAAAACGGAAACAAAAAGTTGGATGCCGCTTATCGTGAAGCAAAGACTAAAGAAGTGGCATGCTCAGTCTTTCTTTTGTTCTCG GTGAATGCTAGTGCACAGTTTTGTGGAGTGGCTGAGATGGTTGGACCGGTTGATTTCGAGACAAGTGTGGAGTACTGGCAACAGGATAGATGGTCAGGACACTTCCCGGTCAAATGGGTGATTGTTAAAGATGTTCCCAACAGTCTCTTTCGCCACATCATAATTGAAGACAATGATAATAAGCCTGTCACTAACAGTAGAGACACCCAAGAG GTGGGAGTGGAACAAGGCATAGAGATGATAAATATATTCAATAGCTGTGAGATGAAATCTTCGATCCTCGATGACTTTAGCTTCTACGAAGAGCGGCAGAGAATTCAAGACAGAAAAGCCAGACAACGTGCTCTTCTTGAAAATCTCAGAGCCTCCTCTCTAACCTCTGTTCCAACACATCTCGCAAGTTCTCTCCATGAAGACTATGTAAGGGAAATGTCCAAGAGCTTTGCAGAAGCTTTGGCCTTGCAACACAAACTCAATTAA
- the LOC106335582 gene encoding uncharacterized protein LOC106335582 isoform X5: MAASNRSTNCSPSTGPVNMVERLSTDKTVLQHQILQDTNSSSSRPLCGTTGNAAFSASSSGFHTDSSHIGGYENAADTPRSYHPHTDILSFEEVYPGMRYDNMFYHGNGVPSDSPRKQSLPQHYGDLYADDANYFAPFRSSNQQYPLPEPLNASPEFHISQTNSTHPYRHGNEINSFETDYMMRSTRNFGLRDNIFGKPKGLNLNPFTGRRTFLPMASATRSMKHPVSADLSANDFDMGSPHRTLHDDFGSSASLSYREQAYNQCRRASFSASSSSSPSSTWERDYNLSPSDEPRSGSCSDFYHRPAMSDLLTERNRGLRASRPNAKSKMITYDQQDLLSKFRDAKFFVIKSYSEDNVYKSMKYCVWASTKNGNKKLDAAYREAKTKEVACSVFLLFSVNASAQFCGVAEMVGPVDFETSVEYWQQDRWSGHFPVKWVIVKDVPNSLFRHIIIEDNDNKPVTNSRDTQEVGVEQGIEMINIFNSCEMKSSILDDFSFYEERQRIQDRKARQRALLENLRASSLTSVPTHLASSLHEDYVREMSKSFAEALALQHKLN; this comes from the exons ATGGCCGCTTCTAACCGAAGCACCAATTGTTCGCCTTCCACTG GTCCAGTTAATATGGTGGAGAGGCTATCAACTGACAAGACTGTTCTCCAACATCAG ATTTTGCAGGACACAAATAGCAGCAGCTCTCGCCCTTTGTGTGGTACTACTGGTAATGCTGCTTTTTCTGCAAGTTCTTCTGGTTTTCACACAGACTCATCTCACATTGGAG GCTATGAAAACGCAGCTGATACTCCAAGGTCATACCATCCACATACAGATATTTTAAGCTTTGAAGAAGTCTATCCT GGCATGAGATATGACAACATGTTTTACCATGGTAACGGTGTACCATCAGATTCTCCCAGAAAGCAATCGTTGCCACAGCATTATGGTGACCTCTATGCTGATGATGCAAACTATTTCGCTCCTTTTCGCTCATCAAATCAACAGTATCCACTCCCAGAACCTCTTAATGCTTCTCCGGAGTTTCACATCTCTCAGACGAACTCTACACATCCTTATAGGCATGGGAACGAAATAAACAGTTTTGAGACTGATTATATGATGCGCTCTACGAGGAACTTTGGCTTAAGAGATAATATATTTGGAAAACCTAAGGGTCTGAATCTCAACCCCTTCACTGGAAGAAGAACGTTTCTTCCAATGGCGTCTGCCACAAGAAGTATGAAGCATCCTGTCTCTGCTGACTTATCTGCAAATGATTTTGATATG GGTTCACCGCATCGAACTTTGCATGATGATTTTGGATCTTCTGCAAGCTTAAGTTACAGAGAACAAGCTTACAATCAATGCAGAAGAGCCTCTTTCTCTGCTTCTTCCTCTTCTTCTCCTAGCTCAACTTGGGAGCGTGATTATAACTTGTCACCATCTGATGAACCAAGAAGTGGAAGCTGCAGCGACTTTTACCATCGCCCTGCCATGTCTGATTTACTCACCGAGAGAAACAGAGGGCTTAGGGCTTCAAGGCCAAACGCTAAAAGCAAAATGATCACTTATGATCAACAAGATCTGCTCTCTAAGTTCAGGGATGCAAAGTTCTTCGTTATTAAGTCATATAGCGAGGATAATGTCTACAAGAGCATGAAGTATTGTGTTTGGGCAAGCACTAAAAACGGAAACAAAAAGTTGGATGCCGCTTATCGTGAAGCAAAGACTAAAGAAGTGGCATGCTCAGTCTTTCTTTTGTTCTCG GTGAATGCTAGTGCACAGTTTTGTGGAGTGGCTGAGATGGTTGGACCGGTTGATTTCGAGACAAGTGTGGAGTACTGGCAACAGGATAGATGGTCAGGACACTTCCCGGTCAAATGGGTGATTGTTAAAGATGTTCCCAACAGTCTCTTTCGCCACATCATAATTGAAGACAATGATAATAAGCCTGTCACTAACAGTAGAGACACCCAAGAG GTGGGAGTGGAACAAGGCATAGAGATGATAAATATATTCAATAGCTGTGAGATGAAATCTTCGATCCTCGATGACTTTAGCTTCTACGAAGAGCGGCAGAGAATTCAAGACAGAAAAGCCAGACAACGTGCTCTTCTTGAAAATCTCAGAGCCTCCTCTCTAACCTCTGTTCCAACACATCTCGCAAGTTCTCTCCATGAAGACTATGTAAGGGAAATGTCCAAGAGCTTTGCAGAAGCTTTGGCCTTGCAACACAAACTCAATTAA
- the LOC106335582 gene encoding uncharacterized protein LOC106335582 isoform X4 encodes MAASNRSTNCSPSTGPVNMVERLSTDKTVLQHQDTNSSSSRPLCGTTGNAAFSASSSGFHTDSSHIGGYENAADTPRSYHPHTDILSFEEVYPVRTSSNGMRYDNMFYHGNGVPSDSPRKQSLPQHYGDLYADDANYFAPFRSSNQQYPLPEPLNASPEFHISQTNSTHPYRHGNEINSFETDYMMRSTRNFGLRDNIFGKPKGLNLNPFTGRRTFLPMASATRSMKHPVSADLSANDFDMGSPHRTLHDDFGSSASLSYREQAYNQCRRASFSASSSSSPSSTWERDYNLSPSDEPRSGSCSDFYHRPAMSDLLTERNRGLRASRPNAKSKMITYDQQDLLSKFRDAKFFVIKSYSEDNVYKSMKYCVWASTKNGNKKLDAAYREAKTKEVACSVFLLFSVNASAQFCGVAEMVGPVDFETSVEYWQQDRWSGHFPVKWVIVKDVPNSLFRHIIIEDNDNKPVTNSRDTQEVGVEQGIEMINIFNSCEMKSSILDDFSFYEERQRIQDRKARQRALLENLRASSLTSVPTHLASSLHEDYVREMSKSFAEALALQHKLN; translated from the exons ATGGCCGCTTCTAACCGAAGCACCAATTGTTCGCCTTCCACTG GTCCAGTTAATATGGTGGAGAGGCTATCAACTGACAAGACTGTTCTCCAACATCAG GACACAAATAGCAGCAGCTCTCGCCCTTTGTGTGGTACTACTGGTAATGCTGCTTTTTCTGCAAGTTCTTCTGGTTTTCACACAGACTCATCTCACATTGGAG GCTATGAAAACGCAGCTGATACTCCAAGGTCATACCATCCACATACAGATATTTTAAGCTTTGAAGAAGTCTATCCTGTGCGTACATCATCTAAC GGCATGAGATATGACAACATGTTTTACCATGGTAACGGTGTACCATCAGATTCTCCCAGAAAGCAATCGTTGCCACAGCATTATGGTGACCTCTATGCTGATGATGCAAACTATTTCGCTCCTTTTCGCTCATCAAATCAACAGTATCCACTCCCAGAACCTCTTAATGCTTCTCCGGAGTTTCACATCTCTCAGACGAACTCTACACATCCTTATAGGCATGGGAACGAAATAAACAGTTTTGAGACTGATTATATGATGCGCTCTACGAGGAACTTTGGCTTAAGAGATAATATATTTGGAAAACCTAAGGGTCTGAATCTCAACCCCTTCACTGGAAGAAGAACGTTTCTTCCAATGGCGTCTGCCACAAGAAGTATGAAGCATCCTGTCTCTGCTGACTTATCTGCAAATGATTTTGATATG GGTTCACCGCATCGAACTTTGCATGATGATTTTGGATCTTCTGCAAGCTTAAGTTACAGAGAACAAGCTTACAATCAATGCAGAAGAGCCTCTTTCTCTGCTTCTTCCTCTTCTTCTCCTAGCTCAACTTGGGAGCGTGATTATAACTTGTCACCATCTGATGAACCAAGAAGTGGAAGCTGCAGCGACTTTTACCATCGCCCTGCCATGTCTGATTTACTCACCGAGAGAAACAGAGGGCTTAGGGCTTCAAGGCCAAACGCTAAAAGCAAAATGATCACTTATGATCAACAAGATCTGCTCTCTAAGTTCAGGGATGCAAAGTTCTTCGTTATTAAGTCATATAGCGAGGATAATGTCTACAAGAGCATGAAGTATTGTGTTTGGGCAAGCACTAAAAACGGAAACAAAAAGTTGGATGCCGCTTATCGTGAAGCAAAGACTAAAGAAGTGGCATGCTCAGTCTTTCTTTTGTTCTCG GTGAATGCTAGTGCACAGTTTTGTGGAGTGGCTGAGATGGTTGGACCGGTTGATTTCGAGACAAGTGTGGAGTACTGGCAACAGGATAGATGGTCAGGACACTTCCCGGTCAAATGGGTGATTGTTAAAGATGTTCCCAACAGTCTCTTTCGCCACATCATAATTGAAGACAATGATAATAAGCCTGTCACTAACAGTAGAGACACCCAAGAG GTGGGAGTGGAACAAGGCATAGAGATGATAAATATATTCAATAGCTGTGAGATGAAATCTTCGATCCTCGATGACTTTAGCTTCTACGAAGAGCGGCAGAGAATTCAAGACAGAAAAGCCAGACAACGTGCTCTTCTTGAAAATCTCAGAGCCTCCTCTCTAACCTCTGTTCCAACACATCTCGCAAGTTCTCTCCATGAAGACTATGTAAGGGAAATGTCCAAGAGCTTTGCAGAAGCTTTGGCCTTGCAACACAAACTCAATTAA
- the LOC106335582 gene encoding uncharacterized protein LOC106335582 isoform X6, giving the protein MAASNRSTNCSPSTGPVNMVERLSTDKTVLQHQDTNSSSSRPLCGTTGNAAFSASSSGFHTDSSHIGGYENAADTPRSYHPHTDILSFEEVYPGMRYDNMFYHGNGVPSDSPRKQSLPQHYGDLYADDANYFAPFRSSNQQYPLPEPLNASPEFHISQTNSTHPYRHGNEINSFETDYMMRSTRNFGLRDNIFGKPKGLNLNPFTGRRTFLPMASATRSMKHPVSADLSANDFDMGSPHRTLHDDFGSSASLSYREQAYNQCRRASFSASSSSSPSSTWERDYNLSPSDEPRSGSCSDFYHRPAMSDLLTERNRGLRASRPNAKSKMITYDQQDLLSKFRDAKFFVIKSYSEDNVYKSMKYCVWASTKNGNKKLDAAYREAKTKEVACSVFLLFSVNASAQFCGVAEMVGPVDFETSVEYWQQDRWSGHFPVKWVIVKDVPNSLFRHIIIEDNDNKPVTNSRDTQEVGVEQGIEMINIFNSCEMKSSILDDFSFYEERQRIQDRKARQRALLENLRASSLTSVPTHLASSLHEDYVREMSKSFAEALALQHKLN; this is encoded by the exons ATGGCCGCTTCTAACCGAAGCACCAATTGTTCGCCTTCCACTG GTCCAGTTAATATGGTGGAGAGGCTATCAACTGACAAGACTGTTCTCCAACATCAG GACACAAATAGCAGCAGCTCTCGCCCTTTGTGTGGTACTACTGGTAATGCTGCTTTTTCTGCAAGTTCTTCTGGTTTTCACACAGACTCATCTCACATTGGAG GCTATGAAAACGCAGCTGATACTCCAAGGTCATACCATCCACATACAGATATTTTAAGCTTTGAAGAAGTCTATCCT GGCATGAGATATGACAACATGTTTTACCATGGTAACGGTGTACCATCAGATTCTCCCAGAAAGCAATCGTTGCCACAGCATTATGGTGACCTCTATGCTGATGATGCAAACTATTTCGCTCCTTTTCGCTCATCAAATCAACAGTATCCACTCCCAGAACCTCTTAATGCTTCTCCGGAGTTTCACATCTCTCAGACGAACTCTACACATCCTTATAGGCATGGGAACGAAATAAACAGTTTTGAGACTGATTATATGATGCGCTCTACGAGGAACTTTGGCTTAAGAGATAATATATTTGGAAAACCTAAGGGTCTGAATCTCAACCCCTTCACTGGAAGAAGAACGTTTCTTCCAATGGCGTCTGCCACAAGAAGTATGAAGCATCCTGTCTCTGCTGACTTATCTGCAAATGATTTTGATATG GGTTCACCGCATCGAACTTTGCATGATGATTTTGGATCTTCTGCAAGCTTAAGTTACAGAGAACAAGCTTACAATCAATGCAGAAGAGCCTCTTTCTCTGCTTCTTCCTCTTCTTCTCCTAGCTCAACTTGGGAGCGTGATTATAACTTGTCACCATCTGATGAACCAAGAAGTGGAAGCTGCAGCGACTTTTACCATCGCCCTGCCATGTCTGATTTACTCACCGAGAGAAACAGAGGGCTTAGGGCTTCAAGGCCAAACGCTAAAAGCAAAATGATCACTTATGATCAACAAGATCTGCTCTCTAAGTTCAGGGATGCAAAGTTCTTCGTTATTAAGTCATATAGCGAGGATAATGTCTACAAGAGCATGAAGTATTGTGTTTGGGCAAGCACTAAAAACGGAAACAAAAAGTTGGATGCCGCTTATCGTGAAGCAAAGACTAAAGAAGTGGCATGCTCAGTCTTTCTTTTGTTCTCG GTGAATGCTAGTGCACAGTTTTGTGGAGTGGCTGAGATGGTTGGACCGGTTGATTTCGAGACAAGTGTGGAGTACTGGCAACAGGATAGATGGTCAGGACACTTCCCGGTCAAATGGGTGATTGTTAAAGATGTTCCCAACAGTCTCTTTCGCCACATCATAATTGAAGACAATGATAATAAGCCTGTCACTAACAGTAGAGACACCCAAGAG GTGGGAGTGGAACAAGGCATAGAGATGATAAATATATTCAATAGCTGTGAGATGAAATCTTCGATCCTCGATGACTTTAGCTTCTACGAAGAGCGGCAGAGAATTCAAGACAGAAAAGCCAGACAACGTGCTCTTCTTGAAAATCTCAGAGCCTCCTCTCTAACCTCTGTTCCAACACATCTCGCAAGTTCTCTCCATGAAGACTATGTAAGGGAAATGTCCAAGAGCTTTGCAGAAGCTTTGGCCTTGCAACACAAACTCAATTAA